In Styela clava chromosome 6, kaStyClav1.hap1.2, whole genome shotgun sequence, the genomic window atagtaccaactctaactaacgaggccacatgatcatgggtttatctggatctttacgaatgtttaattaattccagtaatgcaaaaaagttacttttatcatttcatgtatagatcagtaaaaaaacaaatgacagattttttcgacaagacatttcgcactaccttgcgtggcataggattgcttgaattattattgatattgatttttagtaaccaagtcgttgtataattatattaatatacaaacacatggaaattttctgttcgaagttggtcttcgaatttgtcatattgactgctgagcttattgtgttttttgattgtattgatggaaatatgacaaattaaacaatgtgcttcagaattttgtgaagagcagaaatgttacaactcccattttcttcgaaaatgccaccttcttcgtgtactttgcgtttaatttaattactcaagtgttttattcaagtattcttttgctagcttgatgtgtattcttaattgggtcaaaatgtggacaaaaaaaattaatattccaaaactactttcagtaaattgttttctgtgtgaataatcaatttcactttagaaggtttgaaaaatctattacatttagataaaaaaaaaacttccaaaatactattacaattattgttaagcgttcgagggccgcactggaagttctctggggccgcgagtttgagatcaatggtctagattgaagttgttcaaaaaatatatgatagtattttatcatgaatgatgattataccccttccggaatttcttctatagtactaccaaaagttgatgaaccaaatataacacaggtgcagtgaggtacccgtaaacctcatttccaaagctgttttaagtatgtctggcgtgttttgtgcctttttataaataagaccgcttatgcaatcttacgctttggaatttttagttattttcctcaagccctgcaggatgtgggggccatacacaactctaccggagggtcaaatgtctttgcatgcctccataggttgtttttctattgcaattttctattttcaattgcattatatttcttggaatcacactgtcactgatatgtcgccagacccctgatatctccccgtctgctatagttgtcctgtgaataaataataggaaattgagattagacgaatagttgaaagttttgctttatgtcggcttaatttcttgattgatatacttactatttctgctaatgcctcttgtgctgcaagagtctcacaatgcttagacaggtttgtccacaactttcacatctgaagaaagagaggagatttattaattttcgttaagaataaataaagcagtctatatgattcagaatggaaaagctaataaatccaatatctcatgttttatttaaaaaatattttactgaattttggaaaataaaccaactaataaaagggtttagtcagaaaattacaagccttcgtggctccaaatacttgagaaatcagactatacaatatagaccggtatgagtgaaatgttaggtgaacttgttaacactttgattcaatacgcaaataaaagtgaatgcgtaatagtatgttacaatgagcagcaatcaacaatgagtatatatcctcactgattaaaaaaatctaactggaggtgcatgaactatttgaaaccataaggagtaagtaaatatgtaatttcggcaaatgggcaactacgtaccgtactgaattaataacttcgtagtatttgacaaaggctggctttcccacatgtacttaacagtgcgatgcccgggtgtgatatacaacaatagtattcaccttaccttttaccgatttctttttaccccaactttcaaaaatatcattaaaatcgacaacaactgtcaaagcaggcacgaacaccattcgtgctacgccttgaaagcagcacacatccgctcgttttcgtctcgtcaagtatgtgcattggagcgtgctatcgaatacgatcttcggacaaaaatgccggagttgcctatcatgttgtttaatgtcattggtgcaCTGTAGCGGTACCACACAAAAAAACGCCTAGATCTAGCTGTCGCTCAAACACGCGAATATAACCGTAGCCTACAATTTCGAGAAATAAATGTTTGCCACTGAAAACTTCACACCGACTTTTTGCGGTAAGTTTGCGCCAAAAATCTGAAAGTTTTGAAGCTCGACTTCTTAGGGTCAGCACAAGTTTTTTAATGCAACTTGGCGACCAcagaataataatttttacGTATTAAACGTTGTACATTCgtgtttttagtttttttgcGTCTCTGGGAAATTCGCCGTAGGAAATCTCGCCACATGTAATTTCGATGCAAAAACAAGTATTTGAGTAGAccagtatttgtgataaaaaaaagttagaTTTATAGGGTTAGGGCGATTTTCCAAATGcggcaaattttctcaaaccCGTTTTTTGTGTAATACGGGTAAACTGGCACATGTATTTCCACGTTTCTTAAATCACTACCAGTAATTAGGTATAAGTAGAGTCTGACactctattaggcacaaaggcctagaaatgcctttattgacaatttatttaatcgctattttaaatcaactttcaggattcacgcattcgtaaatttgctaggttcatctatctaatactaaaataacacgaacaccatagaaaagcatgagaaactcaattatcattataataaatatctgcatctcggttaccgttcactttaaacagacactgttaatttacaagcggtgataaggaagatcgaatccaaggcagaggataaaactcagaatagaattaattttgttttgaaatcattccttaaatgtattcaacagctgtcgctgatgagaacgcaagggtatactagaaatatggAATTTCGATATTTGGCGACCgcttatttttgcaaaaacgagaaaggtcggaaatatagaataccaactttaggatatcgccgccaaaacgattgCGGTGACAATGACAATCAGccattatgataaaattaatcattgaaaaacgctttattgccgacttttcaatgtttctattaatttccaaatggaCTATCggcctccgacgttctggatccctgttatgtataaaaaaaatattcaaattattcaattcgaaaaaaatttcgattttttgatttgatttaatTGGGCTTCaatttctaataagtttgtcaaaacgggtcgtaatcgtggaggatgcaaggtgcagtagctgcttgagatgatcgccagatttttcgggactattttcgattgCTGGAACAAAATTACAATGCATACAAATtactagaaattaaaataatcattgagttatttgatttatacatgaGATCTGGAAATGCGACACAAACTGAAAATCCAcaaaagcaagccaatgattacagccatgtctgaAATCTTTCCAGTGAAAAGTGTCCGCGAAAACGCtcactgttgcgtcactattgtaTCTTGTaggttagtcaacgctacgcaaataaacacgggggaatccattcgactaactaatagacttcagtattttaatttcgagtcaaggattagttttcaatgaaaaattttctttgaaaatatttaatttttaaaacattaacgGGAGCCGCAGggaaggttgttgagagccgcatgcggcttttaaaccctagtttgagaatcactgatatAGACTGTAAAATTGGTCGTACAACAGACGGACAGACAATCTGCTATGGTAATGGATACTAGGCAATCGCTATTGATAAATACTGACGTGGTGCCTAAATTTGCTCGACCAACATTTCTTTATGAAGCCAAACAAAGCGAATGTTATCCATTTCTGTGAAATCGGCGTACCATTTTCGGTGTTACGAATTGACCATCATTTAAATTTCTTGGTCTAACCAAATAAGATACTTTGAATGATTTTCCGTGCAggattaataaaaaaatcagaTTGCCGAAAAAGCCGCCCAAAAAGTGTAATGTCAAATACGATCTGAAGTAACATTAAATTCGACACTTTGTTGTCATTGCGCCATCCACTTCTAGGCTTCAAAACCGAGGATTATCTGTCAAAGAATAAAACTCACAGCGTGATCAGTTTACATTACAACTACCGGTTGATTCAATTAATTCGTTCAACATACTTGTTCGTGTGTTTGGAATAACCATCTTACAACAGTACCAGATTCGTCATATCAAACCTGAAGTTCTTCATCTTTCGGTCAGTCAAAACAGGTTTTATTTGGTAACTAAAAAAGGCCGCCtggattttaaaatataaatttgtttaaagttGCAGAGATATTTGCATGTAATGACGAACTTTGGAACTATTTCGACAATTATTGTTTCAAGTACCACTCCAACAATGTATGACTAAACTAGATTTAACGCACATCTCAATGCAGGATAGTATCGGCACGGCACATAACATTTATTGTCCGGTTCTTCTGCTCTTAATTCATCTTAtagcaggggtctcaaactcgcggcccgggGCCATCTGCGCCCCGCGGGAcgatagtttgtggcccccgcctTAGTATGAAAGCTTAATGTTAGTGCGTCACTTAGCTCATTTCGCATGATTGGCgatgaatatatttaatataagttttgttaaCGTTACAATCACTAATAACAGTATTATTATCATcggttatttttcaatttagtcTCTCTCGTCTCAATTTGGTCATTTATGTTTTCAACTTGTTTTGTGTTTCCTTAACTACGGTAAGCTTCCATTGTGGACaacctgatgcggcccggaTCCACCCAGACTCTGCCTCCAGTGACCTGggtaaatttattttgagagcCCGGTCTTATAGATATAACATCAGATTCAAAATGATTTTGCCTAAAATAAATTCGTCTTAGATTCTCCATCTTCAATATCAAAGGGTTTTCTTTCGAAAATTGCAGCCGGGCTTTTGAAATATAGATAATTCACTGATATAGAAGAGAGTATGTATCGGATGCTGCTGATACCTTGATTTAGACCAGAGGTTGGAAAGGTATTTGTGAACCacagccaaaaattttgcccatccaGACTGGTGGCCAtgcaagtgtgacgtaaaaagttacattttataaataatatttacagtgttataaAAGTCGAAATCAGTAGGTCTCTTGTTGAAAACAAGAAGCCAcgtgctaaaactaaatttcaatCGCAATCTCGACCAATTCCTTAATCAATTTTTCAGCTGAAACATCCAAATCCGGTTTTACCTTGGTTGTGAcagcatcgggcgggccagattTAAGTATCCAACGTGCCGGTTTTGGCCCGTGGGCCGTAGTTCGCCCATGCCAGATTTTAGACTCTACAAGACAACCTATACAAATCCCGTGAATTCCAAACATGAGCCACAggttatatttgaatatccaaatCACGTTTGCCTCTTAATATAACAGCAAACATCGGCCTAAGCGCTGCTATGTCGATCACTTTGGTTTAAATTACATTCTACAAGtctataaattattatttcatcataataTATCAACTAATCTCACACACTAAGAATCGAGATGTTACGATCTTCCCCTAAAACTGCCTCTCTTAGGTTCAGGCACAAAGTTTTGGGGGTTCCTAATTGGCACGTTATAAAACAAGGGTGCTGCAGTAGCAGGTTTACAAATCAACACTCCTTTGCCCTTTTCTGGGCCAGTTTTTACGAGCCCTTTTCTTTTTTGGTTCGCAGTTTTTGGTCTTTGTCGAATTGTTGCATGTTTTTCTGCTATCATCATTTTGTGCTGGCGACGTACTGATTCCTTGGTGTCTTTGTCTGCTAGTGGGCCAATCCACGGTGCTGGATTACGATAAGAAGGTGTGGGATACTCACTCACTGTAcctgtaataaatatatttcgaaCTTCAGGTTGTGTTTCTTACTAATATTAGCGGCTTAAAGCCATAACCCATAACATAGATTTTCAAACCTTTTTGGTGTAGCGAAATACCAGAGGCTTAGGAACCCTATGAAATTGATTACAATAATTATGTGAAAACAGGGTTgacaacctttaatacagacTGACCAGATACAAATAGCTGGGTGTAaacgcgggccgcacctttattcgACCTAagctttctggtagttgcaggAACAAAAaagcatagataataaattgggctcaggtataggctttgcaacgcaaaggattggaattactcgcatgtaccagattttaaactaaattaaaaatctGTTTCGAGAGCCTCACACCATGAAAGACCAGCCCGGGCCACAAAAATTTTTATTGCAGGTCACATTTGGCCcgcatgttgcacacccctgatgtCAAATATGTCAAtctaaaaaatgtgaaatggcAATCTCACACCTGTAGGTCTTTAATACAACACAAGCGAAACAGAAACTTATATGCATAAATTGTACCAGCGTATGTGTTCATATTTGAATAACATATGACTCTCAAACAAGACGGTAGGATTGTCGAACTAATACAGACTATCGAATTGGAATGGAAACTTGTGGAACACATCGTCTGTACTGGTAAAATCCTAGCATATCCGTGAAAATCGCTGACCTTAATAGTTAATACGTTGAAATACTTTCAGTTCGGTTTTGCATCACATCCCAATGCGCTTCATATTTAATCTACTGTTATCAGGGGTGTAGCTTAGAGGGAATGTTTCGAGGGTAAGATCCCCCTCcccttttttgaaatgtaaaaaaagaaacatttttctgtatcacacAGCATTGTTTCAgagcttgaaacactttttagatcCTCAACACACTTAAAAAACCACAATTTCCTGCCTCTGTTCGCACCCGCTAGCTTTTATGGTCCAACTTGGCAAATTCCGGAAACCTTGAAATTTCCTGGCTTCGATTTTGACTCAGAAAGTTTGAAATAACGAAATACAAACAGGCCAGTACTGGAGTGTACTGCTACTATTTTATTTGCAAATCCCAGAATCAGTTAGACACTACCCGAATCATACTCTCAAATTATAAGATAACTGACTTCACAACAAATGTATCGGTCCATACtacaaattttttgtcaattagAGAAATATTACTTCGACTTTGTGAGCCTGTTATTGTTACTGACTTTTTCATTTCAAGCGATCTTACTATCAATCTCCATCGCCACCAATAATCAAGTTCAAAATCTCAGATGTCACAACTGGTcaaagttttataaaaaaagcACTGCTATAAAGAGACTTGAACCTTTAATTCTGACTcggaaaagtttgaaataagAAATACAACGAGCTAACTTCACAGACCTTGCAGCCATGACTGCAGAATTGAAATTTACTGCTAAAAGTCAGACTTTCAAATCCACAGAATCAGTCGGACTTTTCCAGAGTCTTAGCTAAAAATTTGTTGGTTTGTTAGGTCAAAGTTTTCACTTTGAAGTAATGGACCGATGCATTTGTCGTGtagtcatttttcaaataaattgggaGCATGAGAAATATTCTGTGGACTTTGTTAGTCTGTTACGACTTTTTCATTTCAAGCAATCTTACTACCAACCACCATCAATAatcaaagtaaaaaaaagttcaaacatTTAAAACCTTGTCTTGGAGAAGCACATTGTTTTTCATTGACTTTTTTCAGCCATTTCTGAAAGCATTCTTCATTTTTCCTTCTTCTTTCATCCTCTTTCTGTTTCTCTTCAAGTTTTTTTCTCCtttcctttaaaataaataacatcTACAAATCCTTTCAATGTTACCCGCAAAGCAAAGAGGttgattttcaaagaaaaagCAAGTTGGTCACATTATTATTTCTTtgtaacaaattttaataaacatttttgaaattttaacacttgcttttttatcttaaaaatctgaaaaaacatTGATTACAAGTTTAAGTAATTGCAAATCATTTTTGCAGTATATGGGACAGTAAAACAATATGATTGATGATTTTTTAAGAAACACCTGGAGTCAGAATATATATtgtcaaacttcagtatctccTCGAAAGCCATcctgaaatcatttttttaaaatccaTTTATTCATACGTCTTGGCAGATTGCAATTTTAAGACAGGAGCAGGCTATAAGCTACCACAGTTAAAACCAAAGTAGCAAtgtcacatttttcagaaatggaCTGTTTTTGATATTGTGTCATTATGGACCAGGGAGCATTTTTTGATCTTGGTTTCAAAGCTTaatcagttttagttttgattctaGGTAGAGCCTAATGTCCATTTTTGGCTGTACAGatacaaatacacaaaaatttgattttaagaGCAGGTTCTATTTTGTATTGAACTCGCTACTATAATTTCCCCCATTTCACAAAGtgtatatatagggtgtccatgaagtcttaaaaaaattcaaaattaccaaggaaatttatcgataccatatattgttttagccCTCACAAATGcattaaatgaggtaaaaatacttgaacaattactgattgaaaaacaacaaatctggttaatatatattgagaactgactataacaaaattgaaattgtaaaggaactttatggtATGTCAATGTGTAAGCTGCATGGCATATGGCAcacataaatctaatacataacaCTCGAAACACCAAATATGCTGCGGCGCACATAACCCATTTGCTGTGGTCGTGAGAACAGGTCTGTTTTATGGGGCAACagcatgaaaaattcaaaataacaggGAACCAAGgtcatcagaaaaatattgCTACCATTGTATATGTGAAGTCGACATAATCGAATATAATCCGCAATGCGTTGAAAACTTATAACaaccatttttaatattatatgtaGCAATAGTTATCATATTGAATTGTCTTGGGGAAACATACCGAGACTTTATGAATTGAGAGCCTTCAAATATCGATCAAAAACAGGTTTTCTGATTATCATGATATTCCAAGAACAGCTTCGGTTTGAATCCAACCACTATGTAAGAGTAATTAAAATACTTAAGTTGAAGACAGCATTGTGTACACCAGAGATCTGGCCCACTCATGCCAGTAGAAATTATGAATatagtttttattgatataaatttgcgttgaaattttgataaaaataacgAATCATTGGCTAAAATTAAACCATAATTTCCCATGTATTATCTGTGCCTAAAGCTAATGTGCTATTGTTGTGCATTAGTTGTTATGCTAggtatttgtaaataaacttgttttttattcatattgagATTCGTGTTTATTATGTGTAACTGGGATCAGGTGGGTCAGACtgaattaccataccggccagACGTGGCCTGTAGTTTGCGCAGTTGTAGACACTGTTAGTCGAAGACTTACCTTCCCTTTTTGctctttttcaatttcatttctcTTTTCCACCCATCTCTCGTACGCTTGTTTCGATTTTCTCTCAATTTCTCGTTTTTCTTGAACTTTCATTTCTTCCTTCAACATTTGTTCACGCTTGTCAATTTTCGTCTGTAACTTCATCTGAAAATAGTTAAGTTTGTTACTTAAATATTTCTTCGTTTAATTTACTTTCTTTACTACATAGGTGAAAAAagggcgctctagaagtgtatGTACCGATATGgacgtaactaattttgttcgattACTtaatatcaagttgtgtaaagggattgaaacctatgggcaggaggtatattcacttggctaacacagacagtcgtaatagaactaaaataaggaaaatcggaataaaattatggccgaaccctaatctggtacacacactacggaggTACTCTCATTTTTAGAGTCCAATGCATAAAACAGCATATTTGCAGAATTCAGAAAACACATAGCATGTTTGAATCCAACACTAAGTCACACACACACAAGTTTTAACGTTTATAATTCACCTTCAATAACTTTTCTTCACACCACTGCTGATGTTTTAATTCAGCTCTTTTCTTCAAATCTTCCTTTTCCATTCTTTTTCTTTCCTctctttctttttcttctttttcaacTTGTCTCTATAAACACAAATAACTGCATCGTTAAAGCCAAACCAGCGTTGGATACAAGGATCTACACCTTAAATTATATGTCAAGCCGGTCCAAGCTCTCAAGTTATTCTTGGATGCTGCGATTGCTTagtgcagtgtttcccaacctttttaaaGTGCTCCTGGCCCTCTTCCGAAGGCCACCTACAACAATTTATCGTACTTTCAATAAGTAACAGTATTTTGGATTCTAGGTGGACACAGGATTTACACTGGTATCGACGTGGCCTATTTCAGTTGAATTGTTATGTAAATTAGTGGATGATCAGTTTTGTGGAAACAATATGTAGCGTCGCAAAAAACTAAATCATATTTCaccagaaaattttgaaatgagaTATTTATCCAGACTCAAAATAAGTCTATCAGTAGGTGTTCTAGATCATTTTGtcaaaacaacaaactttccTAGTTTTACAAAGGTGACTAACGTCTGGTCAATTACACTGTCACAACCAGCATTCATTTGAATATCAAAAGTATAACAAACTCCCTCAAACAAGAAACAACGTTAACTGAAAAACCATGGCTTGAATTGCATACATACCTGTATTTTTATGTCTTCTCTCTCCTGTTGTAACTTTTTGATCAACCAATCTTCCCAAACACTCAAATCTTTTTTGTCACCATCTTGTGGCATTTTCATTAATTCAATAGTGTTGTCATGAGAATTACGATCTAAATGATAATCAATTGAGAAATTGAATAGTATGAAATGGATTTCTATATTATCCTGTGGCATGAAAAAGAAGTGCATTAGCAAACAAGGACCCAATTTTCATAACTCCCAGCCTGTGGTACGATAGAGCTTTTCATGTGGTACGCAAGCGACTttgatttattgaaacaattaagATTTGAGTTGGCTAACGCttcatactgtatgtattccCTTAGCAACGCCCATAGTGCTACTGCTACCAATCCTTATCTTTGGAGA contains:
- the LOC120331843 gene encoding uncharacterized protein LOC120331843 isoform X1, whose protein sequence is MNREDLDDTYDLLSPVRRGEGAYSDSFESSDNESSPQFRSSVSFKSPSNSFKSSSFTASSKIPPPKYASTTRYQQDKPKNLVPSSAPGPSSSPSKRERIIRRTSPLKDRNSHDNTIELMKMPQDGDKKDLSVWEDWLIKKLQQEREDIKIQRQVEKEEKEREERKRMEKEDLKKRAELKHQQWCEEKLLKMKLQTKIDKREQMLKEEMKVQEKREIERKSKQAYERWVEKRNEIEKEQKGKERRKKLEEKQKEDERRRKNEECFQKWLKKVNEKQCASPRQGTVSEYPTPSYRNPAPWIGPLADKDTKESVRRQHKMMIAEKHATIRQRPKTANQKRKGLVKTGPEKGKGVLICKPATAAPLFYNVPIRNPQNFVPEPKRGSFRGRS
- the LOC120331843 gene encoding uncharacterized protein LOC120331843 isoform X2 — protein: MNREDLDDTYDLLSPVRRGEGAYSDSFESSDNESSPQFRSSVSFKSPSNSFKSSSFTASSKIPPPKYASTTRYQQDKPKNLVPSSAPGPSSSPSKRERIIRRTSPLKDRNSHDNTIELMKMPQDGDKKDLSVWEDWLIKKLQQEREDIKIQRQVEKEEKEREERKRMEKEDLKKRAELKHQQWCEEKLLKMKLQTKIDKREQMLKEEMKVQEKREIERKSKQAYERWVEKRNEIEKEQKGKWLDSNRSCSWNIMIIRKPVFDRYLKALNS